The Candidatus Hydrogenedentota bacterium genome window below encodes:
- a CDS encoding alpha/beta fold hydrolase codes for MKQIIYKNTTISYTDSGKGTAIVLLHGFLENSSMWESFIPEFSKKYRIICIDLLGHGATEPMGYVHSMEDNADAVHAVLSELKIRK; via the coding sequence TTGAAACAGATAATCTACAAAAACACGACTATTTCTTATACTGATTCCGGGAAGGGAACTGCTATTGTATTGCTTCATGGCTTTCTGGAAAACAGCAGTATGTGGGAAAGTTTCATCCCTGAATTTTCTAAGAAATATCGGATTATCTGTATTGATTTATTAGGTCATGGAGCGACTGAACCAATGGGTTATGTGCATTCTATGGAAGATAATGCTGATGCGGTGCACGCGGTATTGTCTGAATTAAAAATCCGAAAA